The following proteins come from a genomic window of Candidatus Eisenbacteria bacterium:
- a CDS encoding glycosyltransferase: MSQDGRIGIALLGGGLRLGGAERQIVHLLSGLSKETFRPCLVLKQFDGPLLEEVRRLDIPMLELKFRRIYSPAGYSAVVKLRRFLIKQHVQILQSYLYGSHMMGAAALDLLGGWREMPRPHHVLAIRGHSLPHPAILKLFYRWAGRRASSVVAVSDHLARTAEGWGVPAERLVTIPNGVPRQDADPGGRDRIRGELKLSEDTVLLGMVGNFHPGKGHVDLLQALRKVAAEAPIPWHLMLVGDGRTLSEMERLAAELGIGERITFRGRVEDVGMHLAAMDLFVFPSHSEGMPNALLEAMAAGVPCLASDIPVHREILAGGAAGGLFAPGQVDALAALIRGMLQLSPEQRRESGRRAKRRIEEAYSIPVMIKSYEKLYNNLLEP; this comes from the coding sequence GTGTCACAGGATGGGCGTATCGGCATTGCGTTGCTCGGCGGGGGCCTCCGGCTCGGCGGGGCGGAGCGGCAGATCGTCCACCTGCTGAGCGGGCTGTCGAAAGAAACTTTTCGTCCCTGTCTCGTTCTAAAGCAATTTGACGGTCCTCTGCTCGAGGAGGTCCGCCGCCTCGACATTCCAATGTTGGAACTCAAATTCCGCCGCATTTACAGCCCGGCGGGGTACAGCGCCGTCGTGAAACTGCGCCGCTTTCTCATTAAGCAACATGTACAAATCCTACAGAGCTATCTCTACGGAAGCCATATGATGGGCGCCGCGGCCCTCGATCTGCTAGGAGGCTGGCGGGAGATGCCGCGCCCTCATCATGTTCTCGCGATCCGCGGCCACTCCCTTCCACATCCGGCCATTTTAAAATTGTTCTACCGCTGGGCCGGACGGAGAGCCTCCTCGGTCGTCGCGGTGTCGGATCATCTTGCGCGTACGGCGGAAGGATGGGGCGTCCCGGCGGAGCGTTTGGTCACGATCCCCAATGGGGTGCCGCGACAGGACGCTGACCCGGGCGGCCGCGATCGGATCCGGGGAGAATTGAAGCTTTCCGAAGATACCGTTCTGCTGGGTATGGTCGGCAATTTCCATCCGGGAAAGGGGCATGTGGATCTGCTGCAGGCTTTGCGGAAGGTTGCCGCCGAAGCGCCGATCCCGTGGCATCTGATGCTGGTGGGGGATGGCCGCACGCTGTCGGAAATGGAGCGGCTGGCAGCGGAGCTGGGTATCGGGGAACGTATAACCTTCCGGGGGCGTGTCGAGGATGTGGGCATGCATCTCGCCGCGATGGATCTTTTTGTTTTTCCTTCGCATAGTGAGGGGATGCCGAACGCCTTGCTTGAGGCGATGGCGGCCGGCGTGCCCTGTCTCGCCTCGGATATCCCCGTTCACCGGGAGATCCTGGCCGGGGGGGCGGCCGGCGGTCTTTTTGCCCCGGGGCAAGTAGATGCCCTCGCCGCGCTGATTCGCGGGATGCTGCAGCTGTCACCTGAGCAACGCCGGGAATCGGGCCGGCGCGCCAAACGGCGGATTGAAGAAGCTTACTCGATTCCCGTCATGATCAAATCGTATGAGAAATTGTACAATAATCTGCTGGAACCTTGA
- a CDS encoding PLP-dependent aminotransferase family protein, with amino-acid sequence MMLDLQRRLANRARGKEPSIIRELLKYLKIDGMISLGGGYPNPDTFVFKQVDVQFKDGTKAALEGKDLITASQYGPSDAHAGLRRELIDWHRGKDGVTLDESQIVVLNGSQEGLFIMAYLFAEAEDSIVVSEPTYPGALASFKSFTKNFVSVPLDVNGMDTSALASKLSVLSSQGKPMPKFIYTIPNGHNPGGVGLSQDRKKQMLELASKYDLLICEDDPYQLVRLDDNPPGASLQSMDTEGRVVRLDSFSKIFAPGLRIGYASGPADIVKQILYFKQCSNLHTSMFIQALLHQYLTTGGHDGFRVHIRKNCDFYRRNRDAMMAAAHEYLPSEVTYNVPNEGMFIWFVLPKDCNANRMIEEQCESLKVLLVPGGAFSTQGGLQNCMRASFSMVSPEQIHEGMKRFGEMVKVELERS; translated from the coding sequence ATGATGCTGGATCTGCAGCGGCGCCTGGCGAATCGCGCCCGGGGGAAGGAGCCGTCGATTATCCGCGAGCTCCTGAAGTATCTCAAGATCGATGGGATGATTTCTCTGGGCGGCGGCTACCCCAATCCCGACACGTTTGTCTTCAAGCAGGTCGATGTTCAATTTAAGGATGGCACGAAGGCGGCGCTGGAAGGCAAGGATCTCATCACGGCCTCGCAGTACGGCCCCTCCGATGCGCATGCCGGTCTGCGACGGGAGTTGATCGATTGGCATCGGGGCAAAGATGGGGTGACCCTCGACGAATCCCAGATCGTCGTCCTCAACGGCAGCCAGGAAGGCCTCTTCATCATGGCCTATCTCTTTGCCGAGGCGGAGGACAGCATCGTCGTCTCTGAGCCGACCTATCCCGGCGCTTTGGCCTCCTTCAAATCTTTCACAAAAAACTTTGTGTCGGTCCCTCTCGATGTGAACGGGATGGATACGTCGGCCTTGGCTTCGAAGCTGTCGGTGTTGTCTTCGCAGGGGAAGCCGATGCCGAAGTTTATTTATACCATTCCGAACGGCCATAATCCCGGCGGTGTCGGACTCTCCCAGGATCGGAAGAAGCAGATGCTGGAGCTGGCGTCGAAGTACGATCTGCTCATCTGCGAGGATGATCCCTATCAACTGGTGCGTCTGGACGATAATCCTCCCGGGGCGTCCCTGCAATCGATGGATACGGAAGGCCGCGTCGTCCGGCTGGATAGCTTCTCAAAGATCTTCGCGCCGGGTTTGCGGATCGGATACGCTTCGGGGCCGGCCGATATCGTGAAACAGATCCTCTATTTCAAGCAATGCTCCAATCTCCACACGAGTATGTTCATTCAGGCGCTGTTACATCAGTATCTAACGACGGGCGGACATGACGGCTTCCGTGTGCACATCCGCAAGAATTGCGACTTTTATCGCAGGAATCGCGACGCGATGATGGCGGCGGCCCACGAGTATCTGCCTTCAGAGGTGACCTACAATGTCCCCAATGAAGGAATGTTTATCTGGTTTGTGCTGCCGAAAGATTGCAATGCGAATCGGATGATTGAGGAACAATGTGAAAGCTTAAAGGTGCTTCTTGTGCCCGGCGGCGCTTTCTCGACGCAGGGCGGCTTGCAGAATTGTATGCGCGCCAGTTTCAGCATGGTCTCCCCCGAGCAGATTCACGAGGGGATGAAGCGGTTCGGTGAGATGGTGAAAGTGGAATTGGAGAGATCATAG
- a CDS encoding 4Fe-4S binding protein: MKIQVLQEKCTGCRLCEQICTIHHCKEINPKKSAIRIKAEFPVPGVFIPKLCDQCGDCIEVCPSNAISKKDDAVVIDPDECSNCGLCVQECPTGVIYEHPDMETPIICDLCLKCTEVCNTGALVVIDD, translated from the coding sequence ATGAAGATTCAGGTCCTGCAAGAGAAATGCACGGGTTGCAGACTCTGCGAGCAGATCTGCACCATTCACCACTGCAAAGAGATTAATCCCAAGAAATCAGCGATTCGCATCAAGGCGGAATTCCCCGTGCCGGGCGTCTTTATTCCGAAGCTCTGCGATCAATGTGGGGATTGTATAGAAGTCTGTCCTTCAAACGCCATTTCGAAAAAGGACGATGCCGTTGTCATTGATCCCGACGAATGTTCCAATTGTGGACTCTGCGTTCAGGAATGTCCAACCGGCGTCATCTACGAGCATCCCGATATGGAGACACCGATTATCTGTGATCTCTGTTTGAAATGCACCGAGGTGTGCAACACGGGCGCGCTTGTCGTTATCGATGATTGA
- a CDS encoding aldehyde ferredoxin oxidoreductase family protein, which yields MNGFGGTTLRINLATGDIRREPTSEKMAREWMGARGFVSKILYEEVPRDADPLGPDNIFIMAPGVLTGSFAPAGSKIGFGCISPATNGHADSSMGGHLGPELKYAGYDYIILEKIASEPSYIYIDNDTVEIRPAGDYWGMGSLDLEARMKTDLGEEFQIATIGPAGENGVVFSCISHDFGRQAGRCGVGAVMGSKKIKAIAVRGTKSLPVYDIEKHTQLTYDIIQRTKTHPNMAPWQKYGTSFFVGWSNERGCFPTKNFQTTYFNGWEHIDGERFVKDCVVTDKACFGCWMNCGKYAVARIPGKPDAYLEGPEYETLALIGGNCAMTDINHVAYANYLCDNLGIDTMSGGASVALGMECYQKGLITKDDLEGHELRWGNIDDFEHFTRMIVEKRGIGAAFSRGTKRAADHIGGDAPKFISQAKGMEFSGYDTRWYPSQLLSFCTADIGAHHNRSWAITADLELGRETIEGKAAVVIYLQHIRPLFDSWSCCRLFWGELDITPEEHVESINCLTGWDLTIEEAYRISEKIWNLTRAHYIERNGGPGRDHDQAPIRHLEEPVPDGPAQGKMVGRENFERLLDDYYKNRGWAKNGNPTREILEDLGLGFAADNLEKIGQLGAPIPGGIPAVRGQKLKPKAM from the coding sequence ATGAACGGATTCGGAGGAACCACGCTGCGGATCAATCTCGCCACGGGGGACATCCGCCGGGAGCCGACATCGGAGAAGATGGCGCGTGAGTGGATGGGCGCCCGCGGTTTTGTTTCGAAGATTCTGTATGAAGAGGTTCCCCGGGACGCCGATCCGCTGGGACCGGATAATATTTTCATCATGGCCCCGGGCGTCTTGACCGGATCCTTCGCGCCCGCCGGCTCGAAGATCGGATTCGGATGCATCTCCCCCGCCACCAACGGCCATGCCGATTCGAGTATGGGCGGGCACCTCGGACCCGAACTGAAATATGCCGGTTACGACTATATCATTTTGGAAAAGATCGCATCGGAACCCTCCTATATCTATATCGATAACGACACGGTTGAGATCCGCCCCGCCGGTGATTATTGGGGCATGGGATCGCTTGACCTGGAAGCCCGCATGAAGACGGATCTCGGCGAGGAATTCCAGATCGCGACCATCGGTCCGGCCGGCGAAAACGGCGTCGTCTTCTCCTGCATCTCGCACGATTTCGGCCGCCAGGCGGGCCGCTGCGGCGTCGGCGCCGTGATGGGCTCCAAAAAGATCAAGGCGATCGCCGTTCGCGGCACGAAATCACTTCCGGTCTACGATATCGAGAAACACACGCAGCTGACCTATGACATTATTCAGCGGACAAAGACCCATCCAAACATGGCGCCCTGGCAGAAATATGGCACCTCCTTCTTTGTGGGTTGGTCGAACGAGCGGGGTTGCTTTCCCACCAAGAATTTCCAGACAACATATTTCAACGGCTGGGAACATATCGACGGCGAGCGCTTCGTCAAAGATTGTGTTGTGACCGACAAGGCCTGTTTCGGCTGCTGGATGAACTGCGGGAAATACGCCGTGGCCAGGATCCCCGGCAAGCCGGACGCTTATCTCGAAGGACCCGAATACGAGACACTGGCCCTGATCGGCGGCAATTGCGCCATGACCGATATCAATCATGTCGCCTATGCAAATTACCTCTGCGACAACCTCGGCATCGACACGATGAGCGGCGGCGCCTCCGTCGCCCTCGGAATGGAGTGCTATCAGAAGGGCCTCATCACAAAGGACGATCTCGAGGGGCATGAGCTGCGCTGGGGCAACATCGACGATTTTGAACATTTCACGCGGATGATCGTTGAGAAGCGTGGGATTGGCGCCGCTTTCTCCAGGGGAACGAAGCGGGCGGCGGATCACATCGGCGGCGACGCGCCGAAGTTTATCTCACAGGCCAAGGGAATGGAGTTCAGCGGATATGACACGCGCTGGTATCCGTCACAGCTTCTCTCCTTCTGCACCGCCGATATCGGCGCGCATCACAATCGCAGCTGGGCGATCACGGCCGATCTCGAGCTCGGCCGCGAAACGATCGAGGGCAAAGCGGCGGTTGTAATTTATCTGCAGCATATCCGGCCCTTGTTTGATTCATGGAGCTGCTGCCGTCTCTTCTGGGGCGAGTTGGACATTACACCCGAGGAGCATGTCGAGTCGATCAACTGCCTGACCGGCTGGGATCTGACGATCGAAGAAGCGTATCGCATCTCCGAGAAGATCTGGAACCTGACCCGCGCGCATTATATCGAACGCAACGGCGGACCGGGGCGGGATCACGACCAGGCGCCGATCCGGCATCTCGAGGAGCCGGTTCCCGACGGCCCCGCACAGGGCAAGATGGTCGGCCGGGAAAACTTCGAGCGGCTTTTGGATGACTATTACAAAAACCGTGGCTGGGCCAAAAACGGCAATCCCACGCGGGAGATTCTCGAGGATCTCGGCCTCGGCTTCGCGGCGGACAATCTCGAGAAGATTGGGCAGCTGGGCGCGCCCATCCCCGGCGGCATCCCGGCGGTTCGCGGCCAGAAACTGAAACCGAAGGCGATGTAG
- a CDS encoding MoaD/ThiS family protein — MKITLRAGGILKNKLKTDADEHTMTIETKEGLTLREILKQADVPEEFVAFAIVAGEVQRLKYVPKDGDEITLQPPVSGG; from the coding sequence ATGAAGATAACTCTTCGCGCCGGTGGAATCCTTAAGAACAAGCTGAAGACCGACGCCGACGAACACACGATGACGATCGAGACGAAGGAGGGTCTCACATTAAGAGAGATCCTCAAGCAGGCCGACGTGCCTGAAGAATTCGTCGCCTTCGCCATCGTCGCGGGCGAGGTGCAGAGGCTGAAATATGTTCCGAAGGATGGTGATGAGATCACGCTTCAGCCGCCTGTTTCCGGCGGGTGA
- a CDS encoding PPC domain-containing protein, producing the protein MKTRNSGLVFILCLFTILLVGATGIASAEDSFEPNNTIEDAYPIESGITYESWISVPGDVDLYTFEVTIAGAIDISLTSLPADYDLYLFRYNPEEDSWDWVAFSNNWGSEDEEIHESNMPTGTYIIDIEGYEDVYDANDSYLLLATYPEGITPIQITTWGSIKLNYTETR; encoded by the coding sequence ATGAAAACCAGAAATAGCGGCCTGGTGTTTATCTTGTGCCTGTTTACAATTCTATTAGTCGGCGCTACAGGAATTGCATCTGCTGAAGATTCATTTGAACCAAATAACACGATTGAGGATGCGTATCCCATCGAAAGCGGAATCACATATGAATCATGGATTTCTGTTCCTGGTGATGTAGATCTCTATACATTTGAAGTCACGATTGCTGGTGCAATTGATATATCACTAACTTCGCTTCCAGCTGATTATGATCTTTATTTGTTTAGGTACAATCCAGAAGAAGATTCCTGGGATTGGGTGGCATTTTCAAATAACTGGGGATCAGAGGATGAAGAGATTCATGAATCAAATATGCCGACGGGAACATATATTATAGACATCGAGGGGTATGAAGACGTATATGATGCGAATGATTCCTACCTGCTGCTTGCTACGTACCCGGAGGGAATAACACCGATTCAAATCACTACTTGGGGAAGCATCAAGTTAAACTACACGGAGACTCGGTGA